In Serratia sp. FDAARGOS_506, a genomic segment contains:
- a CDS encoding IclR family transcriptional regulator, whose product MSLKAVDEKDDKKDKPLGSQSLFRGLQLIEILSNFPNGCPLAHLSELAGMNKSTVHRLLQGLHTSGYVTQAPSPGSYRLTTKFISIGQKALSSLNIIHVAAPHLEQLNLEVGETVNFSSREDDHVILIYKLEPTTGMMRTRAYIGQHMPLYCSAMGKIFMAYGNDDYPAHYWRTHQQEIQTLTRNTITELPKMYEELADIRQRGMAMDREENELGVSCVAAPVFDIQQRVPYAVSISLPTAKLQQIGVKSLIKPVLATAQRISQELGFVTPI is encoded by the coding sequence ATGAGCCTGAAAGCCGTCGACGAGAAAGATGACAAGAAAGACAAACCGCTGGGCAGCCAAAGCCTGTTCCGCGGTTTGCAGTTGATTGAGATCCTGAGCAATTTCCCCAACGGATGCCCACTGGCGCATCTGTCCGAGCTGGCCGGCATGAACAAGAGCACCGTGCACCGCCTGCTGCAGGGCTTGCACACCAGCGGCTATGTGACCCAGGCGCCGTCACCGGGCAGCTACCGCCTGACCACCAAATTCATTTCCATCGGCCAGAAGGCGCTGTCGTCACTCAATATCATCCACGTGGCCGCACCACATTTGGAGCAGCTGAACCTGGAAGTGGGGGAGACGGTCAACTTCTCCAGCCGCGAAGACGACCACGTCATTCTGATCTACAAGCTGGAGCCGACCACCGGCATGATGCGCACCCGCGCCTATATCGGCCAGCATATGCCGCTGTACTGTTCGGCGATGGGGAAAATCTTCATGGCCTACGGCAACGACGATTACCCGGCCCACTACTGGCGGACCCACCAGCAGGAGATTCAGACGCTGACGCGCAATACCATCACCGAGCTGCCGAAGATGTATGAGGAACTGGCCGATATTCGCCAGCGCGGCATGGCGATGGATCGCGAAGAAAATGAGCTGGGGGTCTCCTGCGTGGCGGCGCCGGTGTTCGATATTCAACAGCGCGTGCCTTATGCGGTATCTATTTCGTTGCCAACCGCCAAGCTGCAGCAAATCGGCGTCAAAAGCCTGATTAAACCGGTGCTGGCCACCGCGCAACGCATCTCGCAGGAGCTGGGTTTCGTCACGCCGATTTGA
- the rpiA gene encoding ribose-5-phosphate isomerase RpiA: MTQDELKKAVGWAALEYVTPGTIVGVGTGSTAAHFIDALGSIKHQIEGAVSSSDASTAKLKSLGIHVFDSNEVDSLDIYVDGADEINGHMQMIKGGGAALTREKIIAAIAKKFICIVDASKQVDVLGKFPLPVEVIPMARSYVARELVKLGGLPEYRQNVVTDNGNVILDVHNLSITDAIALENKINGIAGVVTVGLFANRGADVALVGTPEGVKVVK, encoded by the coding sequence ATGACGCAGGATGAACTGAAAAAAGCGGTGGGCTGGGCGGCGCTGGAATACGTGACGCCAGGCACCATCGTCGGGGTCGGCACCGGCTCTACCGCTGCCCACTTTATTGACGCGCTGGGCTCCATCAAGCACCAGATCGAAGGCGCGGTATCCAGCTCCGACGCCTCCACCGCCAAGCTGAAAAGCCTCGGCATCCACGTGTTCGACAGCAACGAAGTGGACTCGCTCGATATCTACGTAGACGGCGCGGACGAAATCAACGGCCATATGCAGATGATCAAGGGCGGCGGTGCTGCGCTGACGCGCGAGAAGATCATCGCCGCCATCGCCAAGAAATTCATCTGCATCGTCGACGCCAGCAAGCAGGTGGACGTGCTGGGCAAGTTCCCGCTGCCGGTGGAAGTGATCCCGATGGCCCGCTCTTACGTGGCGCGCGAGCTGGTGAAACTCGGCGGTCTGCCGGAGTATCGCCAGAACGTGGTGACCGACAACGGCAACGTGATCCTCGATGTGCATAACCTGAGCATCACCGACGCCATCGCGCTGGAGAACAAGATTAACGGCATCGCCGGCGTGGTGACCGTGGGGCTGTTCGCCAACCGCGGCGCGGACGTGGCGCTGGTCGGCACCCCGGAAGGCGTGAAAGTGGTCAAATAA
- the argO gene encoding arginine exporter ArgO, giving the protein MLAVFLQGFALSAAMILPLGPQNVFVMNQGIRRQYHLMIASLCALSDIVLICAGIFGGSALLTRSPLLLALVTWGGVAFLLWYGWGAFRSAFSPQPAQAAAQELAQSRWRIVVTMLAVTWLNPHVYLDTFVVLGSLGGQLTADVRSWFALGAVSASAVWFFGLALLASWLAPWLNTQRAQRIINALVGLVMWGIALQLAWQGANL; this is encoded by the coding sequence ATGTTAGCCGTCTTCCTGCAGGGTTTTGCCCTGAGCGCCGCCATGATCCTGCCGTTGGGCCCGCAGAACGTATTCGTGATGAATCAGGGCATTCGCCGCCAGTACCATTTGATGATTGCTTCGCTGTGCGCATTGAGCGATATCGTGCTGATCTGTGCCGGAATTTTCGGCGGCAGCGCATTGCTGACCCGCTCGCCGCTGCTGCTAGCGCTGGTCACCTGGGGCGGGGTGGCGTTTCTGCTGTGGTACGGGTGGGGCGCCTTCCGTTCCGCTTTCAGCCCGCAACCGGCGCAGGCCGCGGCGCAGGAGCTGGCGCAGAGCCGTTGGCGCATCGTGGTCACCATGCTGGCGGTCACCTGGCTGAACCCACACGTTTATCTGGATACCTTTGTGGTGCTCGGTAGCCTGGGTGGGCAGCTGACGGCGGACGTGCGCTCCTGGTTCGCCCTCGGCGCAGTCAGCGCGTCGGCGGTGTGGTTCTTCGGGCTGGCGCTGCTGGCCTCCTGGCTGGCGCCGTGGCTGAACACGCAGCGGGCGCAGCGCATCATCAACGCGCTGGTCGGGCTGGTGATGTGGGGCATCGCGCTGCAACTGGCCTGGCAGGGGGCAAATTTATAA
- a CDS encoding sugar ABC transporter ATP-binding protein, whose product MTMDNAAQPILTLSHIVKRFGGNVAVNDVSLQVMPGEVLALLGENGAGKSTLIKVLAGVYPRDGGDIRFQGASIASAAAIKSDSRQPIAFIHQDLGLIEWMTVSENMALVMGFPRRFGLIDWRAIRSRAVQALQDVGIALDPDARVFELSRTEKSLLAIARAVAVNAELLVLDEPTASLPANDVRHLFAVINRLRAKKVGMIYVTHRLDEVIEIADRVCVMRDGRYVAGGRTADYSLRDLVQTIVGEAMADDQREPLPEHRPPVLQLDSVTVGDIGPVSFDLQPGEMLALAGLRGAGQEEIGRLLFGLRQADGGAIRFRDRPYLASSPQQAMACGVSLVAGDRTGESLVMSMSVRENLFINPCASGHRLLSRYGRRAEIGASWWKVQLFDVRPKDVNIDISALSGGNQQKVVMARWMHLGAPLLILEDPTAGVDVGARAEIYHLLNKSLAEGVAVLVISNDFEEIAHICNRALVFNRGKVVGELKNQQVSFANLLELASASTGESVAITSESEVGHV is encoded by the coding sequence ATGACTATGGATAATGCGGCACAACCCATCCTTACCCTCAGCCACATCGTCAAACGATTTGGCGGCAACGTGGCGGTCAACGACGTCAGCCTGCAGGTGATGCCGGGCGAGGTTCTGGCGCTGCTGGGCGAAAACGGCGCCGGCAAATCGACGCTGATCAAAGTGCTGGCAGGCGTCTACCCGCGCGACGGCGGCGATATTCGCTTTCAGGGCGCAAGCATCGCCTCTGCCGCCGCGATAAAAAGCGACAGCCGCCAGCCGATCGCCTTTATTCATCAGGATCTCGGCCTGATCGAATGGATGACGGTGTCGGAGAACATGGCGCTGGTCATGGGATTTCCCCGCCGCTTTGGGTTGATCGACTGGCGCGCCATTCGCAGCCGGGCGGTACAGGCGCTGCAAGACGTGGGCATCGCCCTCGATCCCGACGCGCGCGTCTTCGAACTGTCACGCACCGAAAAGTCGTTGCTGGCGATCGCCCGCGCGGTGGCGGTCAACGCCGAGCTGCTGGTGCTGGATGAACCGACCGCCTCCCTGCCAGCCAACGACGTGCGTCATCTGTTTGCCGTAATCAACCGGCTGCGCGCCAAAAAGGTCGGCATGATTTACGTCACCCACCGTCTGGACGAAGTGATCGAAATCGCCGATCGGGTCTGCGTGATGCGCGACGGGCGCTATGTCGCCGGCGGCCGCACCGCCGACTACTCCCTGCGCGATCTGGTGCAAACCATCGTCGGCGAAGCGATGGCGGACGATCAACGCGAACCGCTACCGGAACATCGCCCACCAGTGCTGCAGCTCGATAGTGTCACGGTGGGCGACATCGGCCCGGTGAGCTTCGATTTGCAGCCGGGCGAGATGCTGGCGCTGGCCGGCCTGCGCGGGGCCGGGCAAGAAGAGATCGGTCGGCTGTTGTTCGGCTTGCGTCAGGCCGACGGCGGCGCGATTCGGTTTCGGGATCGGCCCTATCTGGCAAGCTCCCCGCAGCAGGCGATGGCCTGCGGCGTTTCGCTGGTGGCAGGCGATCGCACCGGCGAAAGCCTGGTGATGTCGATGAGCGTGCGTGAAAACCTGTTTATCAATCCTTGCGCCAGCGGCCATCGGCTGCTCTCCCGCTATGGGCGGCGGGCGGAGATCGGCGCCAGCTGGTGGAAAGTGCAGCTGTTCGACGTGCGCCCCAAGGACGTCAATATCGATATCAGCGCGCTGTCCGGCGGCAACCAGCAAAAGGTAGTGATGGCGCGCTGGATGCATCTGGGTGCACCACTGTTAATCCTGGAAGATCCCACCGCCGGCGTGGACGTCGGCGCACGAGCAGAAATCTACCATCTGCTGAATAAATCCCTGGCGGAAGGCGTGGCGGTACTGGTGATCTCCAACGATTTCGAGGAGATCGCCCATATTTGCAACCGCGCGCTGGTGTTCAACCGCGGGAAAGTGGTCGGCGAGCTGAAAAATCAGCAGGTGTCATTCGCCAATTTATTGGAGCTGGCCTCTGCCAGCACCGGGGAAAGCGTCGCAATCACGTCAGAATCCGAGGTAGGCCATGTCTAA
- a CDS encoding substrate-binding domain-containing protein encodes MKRIWLLSGFTTLLLAASPARADAYLDQATAAVAKATASATQWDGPTSGPQLQANKKIIFIASDMKNGGVQGVQQGLSEAAKAAGWKLETLDGGGSVKDQLASLNQAIAQKPDGIVIGGWNPNVAKIPLKKAVQQGIVLTAWHAVPEPGPIANYNVFYNVTSDSNEVARIAAQYAVVQSGGKASVLIFTDSLYQIALDKANVMKEEIAKCGGCTLLEFIDTPLADTANRMPAMTFSLLQKYGDKFQYALAINDLYFDFMAPALKTAGKGGKNAPYNVSAGDGSISAYQRIRSGDSQSATVPEPLKLHGWQLLDEFNRAFAKQPPSGYVTPAHLVTRDNIAADGGANNLYDPQNDYQGHYKAIWGVK; translated from the coding sequence ATGAAACGCATTTGGCTGTTATCGGGGTTCACGACACTGCTGCTCGCCGCATCGCCGGCCAGGGCCGACGCCTATCTCGATCAGGCCACCGCCGCCGTCGCGAAGGCCACTGCCAGCGCCACCCAGTGGGACGGTCCCACCAGCGGCCCGCAGCTGCAGGCCAACAAGAAAATCATTTTTATCGCCTCCGACATGAAGAACGGCGGCGTACAAGGGGTACAGCAGGGATTGAGCGAAGCGGCGAAGGCCGCCGGTTGGAAGCTGGAAACGCTCGACGGTGGCGGTTCGGTGAAAGATCAGCTGGCATCGCTCAATCAGGCCATCGCCCAAAAACCGGACGGCATCGTGATCGGCGGCTGGAACCCCAACGTCGCCAAGATCCCGCTGAAAAAGGCCGTGCAACAGGGCATCGTGCTGACCGCCTGGCACGCGGTGCCGGAACCGGGCCCCATCGCCAACTACAACGTGTTCTATAACGTCACGTCGGATTCCAACGAAGTGGCTCGCATCGCTGCGCAATACGCGGTGGTGCAATCCGGCGGCAAAGCGAGCGTGCTGATTTTCACCGACTCGCTGTACCAAATCGCGCTGGACAAGGCCAACGTCATGAAAGAAGAGATCGCCAAATGCGGCGGCTGCACGCTGCTGGAATTCATCGACACGCCGCTGGCCGATACCGCCAACCGCATGCCGGCGATGACCTTCAGCCTGCTGCAGAAATATGGCGACAAATTCCAATATGCGCTGGCGATCAACGATCTGTACTTCGACTTTATGGCCCCGGCACTGAAGACCGCCGGTAAAGGCGGCAAGAACGCGCCTTACAACGTATCGGCCGGCGACGGTTCGATCTCCGCTTACCAGCGTATCCGGTCGGGCGACAGCCAGTCGGCGACGGTGCCGGAACCCTTGAAGCTGCACGGTTGGCAACTACTGGACGAATTCAACCGCGCCTTCGCCAAACAGCCGCCTTCCGGCTACGTCACCCCGGCGCATCTGGTGACCCGCGACAATATCGCCGCCGACGGCGGCGCCAATAACCTGTATGACCCGCAAAACGATTATCAGGGCCATTACAAAGCGATCTGGGGCGTGAAGTGA
- a CDS encoding oxidative stress defense protein, with protein MKLKALAMAAMVGLGTLPMALQAAEVPEGPHVVTSGTASVDATPDIATLAIEVSVSSKDAAQAKKQVDERVAQYFDFLQKNNIEKKDISAANLRTQPEYDYLKTGESVLKGYRAVRQVQVTLRQLDKLNELLDGALKSGLNEIRAVELGVAKPDVYREQARQKAIENATQQAESLAKGFHAKLGPVYSIRYRVANYQPMPVARMYKAAGAAAESDAAQTYEQQSIHFDDQVDVVFELQRNAAQ; from the coding sequence GTGAAGCTAAAAGCATTGGCTATGGCCGCAATGGTCGGATTAGGGACGTTACCGATGGCGCTGCAGGCGGCCGAAGTGCCTGAAGGGCCGCACGTCGTCACCTCCGGCACTGCCAGCGTGGACGCCACGCCGGATATCGCCACCCTGGCGATCGAGGTGAGCGTTTCCTCCAAAGACGCCGCCCAGGCGAAGAAGCAGGTGGACGAGCGCGTGGCGCAGTACTTTGATTTCCTGCAGAAAAATAACATCGAGAAGAAAGACATCAGCGCCGCCAACCTGCGCACCCAGCCGGAATATGATTACCTGAAAACCGGCGAGTCGGTGCTGAAGGGCTACCGGGCGGTGCGCCAGGTGCAGGTGACGCTGCGTCAGTTGGACAAGCTGAACGAGCTGCTGGATGGCGCGTTGAAATCCGGCCTGAACGAGATCCGCGCGGTGGAGTTGGGCGTCGCCAAGCCGGACGTGTATCGCGAGCAGGCGCGGCAAAAAGCGATTGAGAACGCGACTCAGCAGGCCGAATCCCTGGCCAAGGGCTTCCACGCCAAGCTGGGGCCGGTGTACAGCATTCGCTACCGGGTCGCCAACTACCAGCCGATGCCGGTGGCGCGGATGTATAAAGCGGCCGGTGCGGCGGCGGAAAGCGACGCGGCGCAAACCTATGAACAGCAAAGCATTCACTTTGACGATCAGGTGGATGTGGTGTTCGAACTGCAGCGCAACGCCGCGCAGTAA
- a CDS encoding 5-formyltetrahydrofolate cyclo-ligase translates to MPFQPQFAQQRQAIRQLIRQRRRELTPEQQRFAADKIAERLTAHARIQASHSIAVFLSFDGELDTGPLIEQLWTLGKRVYLPVLHPFSPGHLLFLRYAPETPLVRNRFNILEPRLDVRQVLPLGELDVVLTPLVAFDHTGQRLGMGGGFYDRTLQNWQSYGPYPIGLAHDCQQVEHLPTEHWDIPLPEILTPLCSWAWHEPK, encoded by the coding sequence ATGCCTTTTCAACCCCAATTCGCGCAGCAGCGCCAAGCCATTCGTCAACTCATTCGCCAACGTCGGCGCGAGCTTACGCCCGAGCAGCAACGCTTTGCCGCAGACAAGATAGCCGAACGCCTCACCGCACATGCACGCATTCAGGCGTCGCACAGCATCGCGGTATTCCTGTCGTTTGACGGTGAACTGGACACCGGGCCGCTGATCGAGCAACTGTGGACGCTCGGCAAACGGGTTTACCTGCCGGTGCTGCACCCGTTCAGCCCGGGCCACCTGCTGTTCCTGCGCTATGCGCCGGAAACGCCGCTGGTGCGCAATCGCTTCAATATTCTCGAACCGCGCCTCGATGTGCGCCAGGTGTTACCGCTGGGCGAGCTGGACGTCGTACTGACGCCGCTGGTGGCATTCGATCATACCGGGCAGCGTCTGGGCATGGGCGGCGGCTTTTACGATCGCACCCTGCAAAACTGGCAGAGCTACGGCCCCTATCCCATCGGTCTGGCCCATGATTGCCAGCAGGTGGAGCATCTGCCGACCGAGCACTGGGATATCCCGCTGCCGGAAATCCTCACCCCACTCTGCAGCTGGGCGTGGCACGAACCCAAATAG
- a CDS encoding SMP-30/gluconolactonase/LRE family protein, with product MNGDSLRTPARLERLCSPAIWAEGPVWLPQEDAVVFSDVKGNRMFRWSRGGELSLYRSPSHYANGNARDGEGRVVSCEHGRRGISRTESDGEVRLLIDRVDGKRFNSPNDVAVRSDGTLWFTDPPYGIIGDEEGYKSESQVIGCYLYCFDPLDGSLTIAACDLQRPNGLAFSPDEKWLYVADMSIVDFPTLGRRELRVYAVNGRELQAGRRFATVEPGFPDGFCVDRAGNLFCSCADGVLVFNPEGRQIDKISVPERVSNCTFGGPNGDELYITATTSLYRMVLNTRG from the coding sequence GTGAACGGGGATTCATTGCGCACGCCCGCCCGGCTCGAGCGTCTGTGTTCGCCGGCGATTTGGGCCGAAGGGCCGGTGTGGCTGCCGCAGGAGGATGCGGTGGTGTTCAGCGACGTGAAAGGCAATCGCATGTTCCGCTGGTCGCGCGGGGGTGAGCTGAGCCTATACCGCTCGCCGTCGCACTACGCCAACGGCAATGCGCGCGATGGTGAGGGGCGCGTGGTCAGCTGCGAACACGGGCGGCGTGGCATCAGCCGCACCGAAAGCGATGGTGAGGTGCGCCTGTTGATCGATCGCGTCGACGGCAAGCGCTTTAACTCGCCGAACGACGTGGCGGTGCGTTCCGACGGCACCCTGTGGTTCACCGATCCCCCCTACGGCATCATCGGCGACGAAGAAGGCTACAAATCGGAAAGCCAGGTGATCGGTTGTTACCTCTACTGCTTCGATCCGCTCGACGGTTCACTGACCATCGCCGCCTGCGACCTGCAGCGCCCCAACGGCCTGGCGTTTTCACCAGATGAAAAATGGCTGTATGTCGCGGACATGTCGATCGTGGATTTCCCGACGCTGGGCCGCCGCGAGCTACGCGTCTATGCGGTCAACGGCCGCGAGCTGCAAGCCGGCCGCCGTTTCGCGACGGTTGAACCCGGTTTCCCGGACGGGTTCTGCGTCGATCGGGCCGGCAATCTGTTTTGCAGCTGCGCCGACGGCGTGCTGGTCTTTAATCCTGAGGGGCGACAGATCGACAAAATCAGCGTGCCGGAACGCGTCTCCAATTGTACCTTCGGCGGCCCGAACGGCGATGAGCTCTATATCACCGCCACCACCTCGCTCTACCGCATGGTGCTGAACACCCGCGGTTAG
- a CDS encoding ABC transporter permease, whose translation MSKTSVKSTALEQRVSLAQDGAGPWLMQVLTRYGLLLLCVALVVLFSLITPSFASMLTLQAILSSKAKIALLALAATIPMIVGKIDLNVGFGIVLWHILAITLQVEYGFSWQMAVLTVLAISALYGLLNGILVALADIDSFVATLGSGTVLYAIALWHSGGRQIVGDLPDAFIALHHTEIAGIPIVAFYVLIVAVVLWLITEHTPLGRCMYAVGGNPAAARLNGISVNRFTIGAFIASSVLTGFSGVLIAAEQGVGQASVGMDYLLPALVGAFLGSTTIRPGRVNVWGTVVGIAILAIGIAGIQQFGGEFWVEPLFNGATLLLSITLAGYAQRRRLLNQKAVQRSQATPADNNNQTATHS comes from the coding sequence ATGTCTAAAACATCCGTTAAATCAACCGCGCTGGAGCAGCGCGTCAGCCTGGCGCAGGACGGCGCCGGCCCGTGGCTGATGCAGGTACTCACCCGCTATGGCCTGCTGCTGCTGTGCGTCGCGCTGGTCGTGCTGTTCTCACTGATCACTCCCTCTTTCGCATCGATGCTGACGCTGCAGGCGATCCTGTCGAGCAAAGCCAAAATCGCCCTGTTGGCGCTGGCGGCAACCATCCCGATGATCGTGGGCAAGATCGATCTTAACGTCGGTTTCGGCATTGTGCTGTGGCACATCCTGGCGATCACGCTACAGGTAGAATACGGCTTCTCCTGGCAGATGGCGGTGCTGACAGTACTGGCGATCTCGGCGCTGTACGGCTTGCTGAACGGCATTCTGGTGGCGCTGGCCGATATCGACAGCTTCGTCGCCACCCTCGGTTCCGGCACCGTACTGTACGCCATCGCCCTGTGGCACTCCGGCGGGCGTCAGATCGTCGGCGACTTGCCGGATGCCTTTATCGCGCTGCACCACACCGAGATCGCCGGTATTCCGATCGTGGCGTTTTACGTGCTGATCGTCGCGGTGGTGCTGTGGCTTATCACCGAACACACTCCGCTCGGCCGCTGCATGTATGCGGTGGGCGGCAACCCGGCGGCGGCTCGCCTGAACGGCATCTCGGTCAACCGCTTCACCATCGGTGCCTTCATCGCCTCCAGCGTGCTCACCGGTTTCAGCGGCGTGTTGATCGCCGCCGAACAGGGCGTCGGCCAGGCCAGCGTCGGGATGGACTATCTGCTGCCGGCGCTGGTCGGCGCTTTCCTCGGCAGCACCACCATTCGCCCAGGGCGCGTCAACGTCTGGGGCACCGTGGTCGGCATCGCCATTCTGGCTATCGGCATCGCCGGCATTCAGCAGTTCGGCGGCGAATTCTGGGTCGAGCCGCTGTTCAATGGCGCGACGCTGCTGCTGTCGATCACCCTGGCCGGCTATGCCCAACGCCGCCGGCTGCTCAATCAAAAAGCGGTACAACGCAGCCAGGCGACGCCGGCTGACAACAACAACCAGACAGCGACCCATTCTTAA
- a CDS encoding LysR family transcriptional regulator ArgP — protein MKRPDYRTLQALDAVIRERGFERAAQKLCITQSAVSQRIKQLENLFGQPLLVRTVPPRPTEQGQKLLALLHQVELLEEEWLGNDTGVDTPLLLSLAVNADSLATWLLPALKPVLADSPIRLNLQVEDETRTQERLRRGEVVGAVSIQPQPLPSCLVDRLGALDYLFVASSGFAERYFPSGVTRSALLKAPAVAFDHLDDMHQAFLQQNFDLSPGSVPCHIVNSSEAFVQLARQGTTCCMIPHLQIEKELASGELIDLTPGLYQRRMLYWHRFAPESRMMRKVTDALLEHGHQVLRQD, from the coding sequence ATGAAACGCCCAGACTATCGTACGCTGCAAGCGCTGGACGCGGTGATCCGTGAGCGCGGCTTCGAGCGCGCCGCGCAAAAACTCTGTATCACGCAATCGGCGGTATCCCAACGTATTAAACAGCTGGAAAATCTGTTCGGCCAACCGTTGCTGGTTCGTACCGTGCCGCCGCGTCCTACCGAGCAGGGGCAAAAACTGCTGGCGCTGCTGCATCAGGTGGAATTGCTGGAAGAAGAGTGGCTGGGCAACGACACCGGCGTCGATACGCCGTTGCTGCTGTCGCTGGCGGTCAACGCCGACAGTCTGGCTACCTGGCTGCTGCCGGCGCTGAAGCCGGTGCTGGCGGACTCCCCCATTCGCCTGAATCTGCAGGTGGAAGATGAAACCCGCACCCAGGAGCGGCTGCGTCGCGGTGAGGTGGTGGGCGCGGTGAGTATTCAACCGCAGCCGCTGCCGAGCTGCCTGGTGGATCGGCTGGGGGCGCTGGACTACCTGTTCGTGGCCTCCAGCGGCTTCGCCGAGCGCTACTTCCCGAGCGGCGTCACCCGCTCCGCGCTGCTAAAAGCGCCGGCGGTGGCTTTCGACCATCTCGACGACATGCACCAGGCGTTCCTGCAGCAGAACTTCGATCTGTCGCCGGGCAGCGTGCCCTGCCACATCGTGAACTCGTCGGAAGCCTTCGTGCAGCTGGCGCGCCAAGGCACCACCTGCTGTATGATCCCGCACCTGCAGATCGAAAAGGAGCTGGCATCCGGTGAACTGATCGATCTGACGCCGGGGCTGTACCAGCGCCGCATGCTGTACTGGCACCGCTTCGCGCCGGAAAGCCGCATGATGCGCAAAGTGACAGACGCGTTGCTGGAGCACGGTCACCAGGTGCTGCGCCAGGATTAA
- the serA gene encoding phosphoglycerate dehydrogenase, with the protein MAKVSLEKDRIKFLLVEGVHQSTVDNLRAAGYTNIEYHKGALDTESLKASIRDAHFVGIRSRTHLTEEVFAAAEKLVAVGCFCIGTNQVDLNAATKRGIPVFNAPFSNTRSVAEMVLGELLLMLRGIPAANAKAHRGVWHKLAVGSYEARGKKLGIIGYGHIGTQLGILAEGLGMKVFFYDIENKLPLGNAQQVRHLSDLLNMSDVVTLHVPETLATKNMMGAEELALMKPGAILINASRGTVVDIPALCDALASNHLAGAAIDVFPEEPATNSDPFNSPLCEFDNVLLTPHIGGSTQEAQENIGDEVAGKLAKYSDNGSTLSAVNFPEVSLPAHGPNASRLLHIHENRPGVLTQINQIFAEEGVNIAAQYLQTGPEIGYVVIDIEAETARADAALQRMKAIDGTIRARLLF; encoded by the coding sequence ATGGCAAAAGTATCATTGGAGAAAGACAGGATTAAATTCCTGTTGGTGGAAGGGGTTCATCAGAGCACGGTCGATAATCTACGTGCCGCCGGTTATACCAACATCGAATACCACAAGGGTGCGTTAGACACCGAATCGCTGAAGGCATCCATCCGCGATGCGCACTTCGTCGGCATCCGATCGCGTACGCATCTGACCGAAGAAGTATTCGCCGCCGCAGAAAAACTCGTGGCGGTGGGCTGCTTCTGCATCGGCACCAACCAGGTAGATCTGAACGCGGCGACCAAACGCGGCATTCCGGTCTTCAACGCCCCCTTCTCCAATACCCGATCCGTAGCCGAAATGGTGCTGGGCGAGCTGCTATTGATGCTGCGCGGCATTCCGGCCGCCAACGCCAAGGCGCACCGCGGCGTGTGGCACAAACTGGCCGTGGGCTCCTATGAGGCGCGCGGCAAAAAACTGGGCATCATCGGCTACGGCCATATCGGCACCCAACTGGGCATTCTGGCCGAAGGGCTGGGCATGAAGGTGTTCTTCTACGACATCGAGAACAAGCTGCCGCTGGGCAACGCGCAGCAGGTGCGCCATCTGTCCGATCTGCTCAATATGAGCGACGTGGTGACGCTGCACGTGCCGGAAACGCTGGCGACCAAGAACATGATGGGGGCTGAAGAGTTGGCGCTGATGAAACCGGGCGCCATTCTGATCAACGCCTCGCGCGGCACCGTGGTGGACATCCCCGCGCTGTGCGACGCATTGGCCAGCAATCACCTGGCGGGCGCGGCGATCGACGTCTTCCCGGAAGAGCCGGCGACCAACAGCGATCCGTTCAACTCGCCGCTGTGCGAGTTCGACAATGTGCTGCTGACGCCGCATATCGGCGGTTCCACTCAGGAAGCGCAGGAGAACATCGGCGACGAAGTGGCCGGCAAGCTGGCGAAATACTCCGACAACGGGTCGACCCTGTCTGCAGTCAACTTCCCGGAAGTGTCGCTGCCGGCGCATGGCCCGAACGCCAGCCGTCTGCTGCACATCCACGAAAACCGTCCGGGCGTGCTGACGCAGATTAACCAGATATTTGCCGAAGAGGGGGTTAACATCGCCGCACAGTATCTGCAAACCGGGCCGGAAATCGGCTACGTGGTGATCGACATTGAAGCGGAAACCGCGCGCGCCGACGCCGCGCTGCAGCGCATGAAGGCCATCGACGGCACTATTCGCGCCCGTCTGCTGTTCTGA